The sequence below is a genomic window from Polaribacter vadi.
TTTGTAGTTGGCAAATAAGAAAATTTCTCTGTAAATTCATCTCCAGGTTGTTCTATCATTTTAGAATAATCTAAAGAACGCCCATCTACTCTTGGAGGTGTTCCTGTTTTCATTCTACCTGCTTCAAAACCTTTTGCAACTAAATCTTCAGTAATTCCTGTGGATGCTCCTTCACCTGCTCTACCTCCACCAAAACTTTTATCACCAATATGAATTAATCCATTTAAAAAAGTACCAGCAGTTATAATGACAGTTTTCGCTATTATCTCTAAACCTAAAGCTGTTTTAACTCCAATAATTTTATTTTCATCAAATAATAATCCGTTTACAGAATCTTGATAAAAATCTACATTTTCAGTTTGCTCTAACATAGTTCTCCAACACTCTGCAAATTGCATTCTGTCAGATTGCGCTCTTGGACTCCACATTGCAGGTCCTTTCGATTTGTTTAGCATTTTAAACTGAATAGCTGTCTTATCAGTTACAATTCCACTGTAACCTCCTAACGCATCTATTTCTCTTAAAATTTGTCCTTTTGCAATTCCACCCATTGCAGGATTACAACTCATTTGCGCAATATTTTGCAAATTCATTGTAATTAATAAAGTATGTGCACCCATATTTGCAGCAGCAGCAGCAGCCTCACTTCCTGCATGGCCTCCACCTACTACAATTACGTCGTATGTTGTTGTAAATAAACTCATTATCTTAATAGTTCCACGTGAAACTTTTCTTTTATTAAATTGATTATCAAAACTTTAAAACCGATAAAGCTTTATTTTCCTCTTTTCTCATCAGCATTTTTTCATCAGCAGATTTATCTTTTAAACCCATATAATGTAAAATTCCATGAATCATAACTCTGTGAAGTTCTTCTTCAAAAGTTACGTTATATTCTTTAGCATTTTCTTGAACTCTTTCTATAGATATAAAAATATCTCCGTTTATTAATTTCCCTAAAGAGTTATCAAAGCTAATGATATCTGTTAACGTATCATGTTGTAAAAATTCAACATTTAATTTTAATAAATATTCGTCATCACAAAAAATATAGTTGACTTCTCCAAGTTCAAATTCTTTATCTGAAACTACTTTTTCAATCCAATTTTCTAATTGAGTTTCGTTTTCTAAAGCAAACTCAGTTTCATAATTATACGTTATCATAATTACTCTTTCTTTACGTCAGAAAAGTATTCTCTGACTTTCTTTTTATAATTTTGCTGCAAAGGTAAGGATTGTCTGTTTAATATCTCTATTTGATTGTAAAACTGCTTTTTAAATTCTAATGCTTTTGCTTTATTCCTTAAATTCTCTATTTGATTGGTGTTTGCTTTTCGTTTTTTATCTTTCCCTTGTTCTAAAGCTGCTTTTTCTAATTTTAATAACTCATAATTTAGATTTTGCATTTTTTGAAGGGTTCCTGCATTAAAACCTTTTTCCAAAATTTCATTTTCCAAATCTTCCATCGTTTTTAATGCTTTTTTTGCATTTCCATTTCCATTCGGATTTCCGTTTTCGCTTTCTTTTATGGCATTTTGTAATTCTTGCCTTAATTGAGATTGCTCTTTAAATATTTCGTATAATTCGCCATCTAAATCGTCATTAGAACCTTCTCCATCTCCACCAGGTTTTCCATTTTCTCCAGACTTCCCTCCTTTTCCATCTTTTCCACTCTCTCCTTTTTCGCCTTCTTTCTCTTTTGCGCCAGGTTTTTGTCCTTTTTTATCTCCATCTTTTTTCATTCCATCTTGCATTTTTTTAGATAAACCATCTTGTTTTTTAATTAAATCTGGCAAACTAAAACCTTGTCCTTTTCCCTTTTTTCCTTTGCCCATTTTCATAGACATGTTATTTTGCATGCTATTTAGCATGTTACTCAAATAATCTGCTAAATTATTAGTGGAAGTCATTACATACCGTTGATTTGAAAGTCCGTTATTAAATCTATTCTCAGAAAAATTCTCTAAAGATTGGTCTAAATTATAATGCACAGAAGATAAATCGTCTTGGATTTTGGTCGATATTTTTGGCAAACGCATTGCTAATACATACAAACTATCATCTATATGTTCAAAATATGTTTTAATCTCATTTTGTTTTTTTAAGTCATTTCCAAAATCTGGATGTGAAGTAGAAGTCTCACTAAACTTTTCCATTAATCCTTCTTGTTGAA
It includes:
- the ybeY gene encoding rRNA maturation RNase YbeY produces the protein MITYNYETEFALENETQLENWIEKVVSDKEFELGEVNYIFCDDEYLLKLNVEFLQHDTLTDIISFDNSLGKLINGDIFISIERVQENAKEYNVTFEEELHRVMIHGILHYMGLKDKSADEKMLMRKEENKALSVLKF